AATAAATGGGCGCGACAATTTATGCACTGGTTCACGGTGGAAACTGAAGTCGAAAGATCGATTACGATTATGAGCACGAAGGGAAACACGTTGCAGACGTCCCATGACTCCCATACTTCCCATAGCTCCCATTGCTCCCGTCACCCCCACCACGATCCCACCCCGTGGACTGGCTCATTGATCTCGCCCGAGACGGCACTGCAGCGGGCTCCGTCATCACACTCGGCGCGGTCATCGCGCTGGGGCTTGCGTTGGGCGGCGTGCGCGTGCGCGGCATCGGTCTCGGCGTCGCGGGCGTGTTATTCGCGGGGCTTCTCTTTGGCCATTTCGGCATGAAGCTCGATCGCGTCGTCCTGGACTTCGCGCGCGAACTCGGTCTCATCCTCTTCGTCTTCGCCATTGGGTTGCAGGTCGGCCCGGGGTTCTCCGCAGCGCTGCGCCGCGAAGGCCTGGCGCTCAACGCGCTCGCCGCGGGTGTCGTCGTCATGGGCGCAATCATCGCGGTCGGCGGCGCGTGGCTCGCCGGTCTCGAGATACCGGCCGCCGTCGGTACGCTCGCCGGCGCGACGACGAATACCCCGAGCCTCGCCGCGGCGCAGTCCGCGCTCGCGGACATGGGAGCTACGCCCGACGCCGCGGCGTTGCCGGGCGTGGCATACGCGGTGGCGTATCCGTTCGGCGTCATCGGAATCATCCTCGCGATGCTGCTGTTGCGGTCCCTCTTTCGCGTCGACGTGGCCGCGGAGAAGGCGGACCTCGAACGGCGCAACGCCGAACATACCGAAGTGTTGGAGCGCGTGAACCTGTGCGTCGCAAACGCGGCATTGGAAGGCCGCGCGCTGGGCGAGATTTCCCTGTTCGAGGAATCGGGCGTGATCATCTCGCGCGTGCAACACAACGGCGAACAGCACGTCGCCACGCCGGAGACCGTGTTGCACGCCGGCGACATCGTGCTCGCGGTAGGGCCGCGGCCAAAGCTGCACGCACTGCGCCTGTTGGTCGGGCCGAAGGCGGACATCGATCTGCGCGACGCGCCCAGCGCAATCGAGAGCCGTCGACTGATTGTCACAAAGAAGAGTGTGCTCGGTAAGACCGTGATGGAACTGGGGCTGCGCGCGCGGTACGGCGTGCAGATCACACGGGTGTCGCGCGCGGGTGTCGAACTGCCCGTGAGCGCGGCCCTGCGGCTACAATACGGCGACCGCGCGATCGCCGTGGGCGAGGCGGCGGGT
The DNA window shown above is from Candidatus Hydrogenedentota bacterium and carries:
- a CDS encoding putative transporter, whose product is MDWLIDLARDGTAAGSVITLGAVIALGLALGGVRVRGIGLGVAGVLFAGLLFGHFGMKLDRVVLDFARELGLILFVFAIGLQVGPGFSAALRREGLALNALAAGVVVMGAIIAVGGAWLAGLEIPAAVGTLAGATTNTPSLAAAQSALADMGATPDAAALPGVAYAVAYPFGVIGIILAMLLLRSLFRVDVAAEKADLERRNAEHTEVLERVNLCVANAALEGRALGEISLFEESGVIISRVQHNGEQHVATPETVLHAGDIVLAVGPRPKLHALRLLVGPKADIDLRDAPSAIESRRLIVTKKSVLGKTVMELGLRARYGVQITRVSRAGVELPVSAALRLQYGDRAIAVGEAAGLDNAAQILGNSARALSHPDLIPLFLGIVIGVAVGSIPIDVPGVPAPVKLGLAGGPLITAILLSQVQRVGPLVWYLPESASFVLRELGIVIFLACVGLKSGEHFVATLFSTEGAVCVALGACVTFVPIIVAGAIARRVMKLNYLSVCGLLAGSMTDPPALAFATNVTASDAPTVSYAAVYPLTMVARIVTAQIIVLVAAG